The Rhinopithecus roxellana isolate Shanxi Qingling chromosome 13, ASM756505v1, whole genome shotgun sequence genome contains a region encoding:
- the TMEM211 gene encoding transmembrane protein 211, with protein sequence MLLGGWLLLAFNAIFLLSWAVAPKGLCPRRNSVPMPRVQAVAATAMIMGLLVFPIGLASPFVKEVCEASSMYHGGKCRLGWGYTTAILNAVLASLLPIISWPHRTKVQGRTIIFSRATERIILVPEMNK encoded by the exons ATGCTCCTCGGAGGCTGGCTCCTGCTGGCCTTCAATGCAATTTTCCTCCTGTCCTGGGCTGTGGCCCCCAAAGGGCTGTGCCCAAGAAGAAACAGTGTTCCAATGCCGAGGGTGCAGGCAGTGGCAG CTACCGCCATGATTATGGGTCTGCTGGTTTTCCCAATCGGCCTTGCCTCCCCATTCGTCAAGGAAGTCTGCGAAGCCTCCTCCATGTATCATGGTGGGAAGTGCCGTCTGGGTTGGGGTTACACGACCGCTATCCTCAATGCAGTCCTGGCCAGCCTCCTGCCCATCATCAGCTGGCCCCACAGGACCAAGGTCCAAGGGAGGACCATCATCTTCTCCAGGGCCACCGAGAGAATCATCCTTGTGccagaaatgaacaaataa